A single region of the Pseudomonas mandelii genome encodes:
- a CDS encoding transglycosylase SLT domain-containing protein, which produces MAIIVPVSAQDVPPPAYQIAAHRAGIPSAVLYAVALQESGLQRDGRLVPWPWTLNVAGVSRRFSSRAKACTGLQKALREAPPTRVDAGLGQINLGYQKHRYPQPCDLLDPYRNLVIAAEILREQHTDGEDWLLAIGRYHRPAGGAPAARYRMSVHKHLQHVLGGALAENSLRRKPL; this is translated from the coding sequence ATGGCCATCATCGTCCCCGTCAGCGCGCAGGACGTACCGCCTCCGGCATATCAGATCGCCGCTCACCGGGCTGGCATTCCCTCTGCGGTGCTGTATGCGGTGGCGTTGCAGGAGAGCGGCCTGCAACGCGATGGCCGGCTGGTGCCATGGCCCTGGACTCTGAACGTGGCAGGCGTATCGCGCCGTTTCAGTTCCCGCGCCAAAGCCTGTACGGGTCTGCAAAAGGCGCTGCGGGAGGCTCCTCCCACACGGGTCGACGCCGGCCTCGGCCAGATCAATCTGGGTTATCAGAAGCACCGCTACCCGCAGCCCTGCGATCTACTCGACCCGTATCGCAACCTCGTTATCGCAGCGGAAATTCTGCGCGAACAGCACACCGACGGCGAGGACTGGCTGCTCGCCATTGGACGCTACCACCGCCCGGCAGGTGGGGCACCGGCTGCCCGCTACCGCATGAGTGTGCACAAGCACCTGCAGCACGTGCTCGGCGGCGCCCTCGCTGAAAACTCCCTCAGGAGAAAACCACTATGA
- a CDS encoding type II toxin-antitoxin system HipA family toxin: MKSVTSVRQQVQVCLGKAGIPVGTLIYVKQGRRENTTFAYEQGWLGNQEGFNVSADLSLISGYQPRRAPSAHDSVFHFAIADTTPDAWGRRVIARDHAKRRKGNPSLASLTEMDYLLAVDDFSRIGALRLRDQNGHYCRTIEDGRRATPPLLELQRIYQASRAVEKGQESTEDLRYLQGKGTSLGGMRPKSTVVDEDGALAIGKFPSVGDTRSVTRGEVLALCLAKQAGINAAPARIIELDGVPVAIIRRFDRDGADGRIPYQSAASLLQASREEDRSYTEIADAIRSVGYAPTADVQQLWRRLVFNLLITNVDDHLQNHGFLHVEKGLWRLAPAFDVNPFPDKERESKTWLSEEDGPITDLEMLLARSTYFSLSREDALAVLAEVYDAVLDWRQIALSAVVGLQASELDDFAPAFEHEQMEAAQALLA; encoded by the coding sequence ATGAAATCGGTTACTTCAGTTCGCCAGCAAGTCCAGGTCTGTCTTGGTAAGGCGGGAATACCTGTTGGCACTCTTATTTACGTCAAGCAGGGACGCCGTGAGAACACCACCTTTGCCTATGAGCAGGGATGGTTGGGGAATCAGGAGGGGTTCAATGTTTCTGCCGATCTCAGCCTGATCTCGGGTTATCAGCCACGTAGAGCTCCCTCAGCTCACGATTCGGTCTTTCATTTCGCCATTGCCGATACGACACCGGACGCTTGGGGACGCCGGGTCATCGCACGTGACCATGCCAAGCGTCGTAAGGGTAATCCATCGCTCGCGTCGCTGACAGAGATGGACTACCTGCTGGCGGTTGACGATTTCAGCCGGATCGGCGCGCTGAGACTGCGCGATCAGAACGGACATTATTGCCGGACGATTGAAGATGGACGGCGCGCTACACCGCCACTGCTGGAATTGCAGCGCATCTACCAGGCCAGCCGGGCAGTTGAGAAAGGTCAGGAAAGCACTGAAGATTTGCGTTACCTTCAGGGCAAAGGCACATCGCTCGGCGGGATGCGCCCCAAGAGCACGGTGGTCGATGAGGATGGCGCACTCGCCATTGGAAAATTCCCAAGCGTGGGCGACACCCGTAGCGTGACGCGCGGCGAAGTGCTGGCCTTATGCTTGGCAAAACAAGCAGGTATCAATGCCGCGCCGGCCCGTATCATAGAGTTGGACGGCGTACCGGTCGCTATCATCCGTCGTTTCGATCGCGATGGTGCTGATGGGCGTATTCCATACCAGTCCGCCGCGTCTTTGCTGCAGGCGTCGCGCGAAGAGGATCGAAGCTATACCGAAATTGCCGATGCTATCCGTTCCGTGGGGTATGCACCGACCGCAGATGTGCAGCAGCTGTGGCGGCGACTGGTTTTTAACCTACTGATCACCAATGTGGATGACCACCTGCAGAACCATGGCTTTCTTCATGTGGAAAAGGGGCTCTGGCGGCTGGCACCGGCATTCGACGTCAATCCCTTCCCGGACAAAGAGCGAGAGTCGAAAACCTGGCTGTCGGAGGAGGATGGACCGATCACCGATCTTGAGATGCTGCTGGCGCGGAGCACCTATTTTTCGTTGAGTCGGGAGGATGCGTTGGCCGTGCTGGCAGAAGTGTATGACGCCGTGCTGGACTGGCGGCAGATTGCGCTCAGTGCAGTGGTGGGGTTGCAAGCGAGCGAGTTGGACGATTTTGCGCCAGCGTTTGAGCACGAGCAAATGGAGGCGGCGCAGGCATTACTGGCCTGA
- a CDS encoding DUF5983 family protein, translated as MSQTPNPFIRGYQNLHVVRTLCITYEDDSPPVWRRLHPSQAHLLDDQIAQFPCILCNDFALITEGQEVGDDLEAQCQTEGIVRSVVYAVLGGDAGQPIHIGDTYAAEDAREVVRRLTFETGFYSRCWEISTAHITEEAGCYLTELADIATPIGFLFVAFRIPYSPAIGVKVIATPWTDANLQYVEGITAEQLRQEQCDKGMPESLVNVLLLAAQADVRILIFDADAPVLDGLPLYEE; from the coding sequence ATGTCTCAGACTCCCAATCCTTTCATCCGAGGCTACCAAAACCTGCATGTCGTTCGAACTCTCTGCATCACCTATGAAGACGACAGCCCGCCCGTATGGCGGCGACTTCATCCCAGCCAAGCACACCTTCTGGACGATCAAATCGCACAGTTTCCCTGCATCCTGTGCAACGACTTCGCGCTGATCACGGAAGGCCAGGAGGTCGGCGACGACCTTGAGGCACAGTGCCAAACCGAAGGAATCGTCCGCTCGGTGGTCTACGCCGTCCTCGGCGGCGATGCCGGGCAGCCCATCCACATCGGCGATACCTACGCCGCTGAGGACGCGCGGGAAGTTGTACGGCGCCTGACTTTTGAGACTGGCTTCTACAGCCGATGCTGGGAAATCAGTACGGCGCACATCACCGAAGAAGCGGGTTGCTACCTGACAGAGCTTGCAGACATCGCCACGCCGATCGGTTTTCTGTTCGTCGCTTTCCGGATCCCATACAGCCCGGCGATCGGCGTCAAGGTGATTGCCACGCCCTGGACCGATGCCAACCTGCAGTACGTCGAAGGCATCACCGCCGAGCAGTTGCGGCAGGAGCAATGCGACAAAGGCATGCCGGAGTCGCTGGTGAATGTTCTTCTTCTGGCCGCGCAGGCTGATGTCCGCATCCTGATCTTCGACGCCGACGCACCGGTACTCGACGGCTTGCCGTTGTACGAAGAATGA
- a CDS encoding DUF3085 domain-containing protein, translating to MLRFKGTNLRPVLAEAIAHKGRLILAKDHGVYFLAEFGERTPDGQQKLLAYAVGCDPDIDPFDDWWELARTELGGDDFGEFLDPHDAVFTRILNSEDDLELSATPTQLSLQAVASKPGKG from the coding sequence ATGTTGCGATTCAAAGGTACAAATTTGCGTCCCGTGCTGGCCGAGGCAATCGCTCACAAGGGCCGCCTCATCCTCGCCAAGGATCATGGGGTGTATTTCCTGGCCGAGTTCGGCGAGCGTACACCCGATGGGCAGCAAAAACTGCTGGCCTACGCCGTTGGCTGCGATCCCGACATCGATCCATTCGATGACTGGTGGGAACTCGCCCGCACCGAGCTTGGCGGGGATGACTTCGGGGAGTTTCTTGATCCTCACGATGCTGTCTTCACCCGCATCCTCAACAGTGAAGACGATCTTGAGTTGTCGGCCACGCCGACACAGCTTTCGCTGCAAGCCGTTGCGTCCAAGCCTGGTAAAGGCTAG
- a CDS encoding TIGR03747 family integrating conjugative element membrane protein: MSDPANTAQRQQTQQQGLITGIITLPFRFVAVLLGSLFLSIVIECVGMHLFWADQGWRHAQGMLDYELTQLSQHFTRSAVVQEPGQTASWLVETAYQWVFVKSGLIDWMRDASAKASSPSQGAGRDFRFYLSQVYVYLENDLIASAYTLLVFLVRLLVLVLTIPLFLMAAFVGLVDGLVRRDIRRFGAGRESGFVYHRAKASLMPLAVMPWVLYLTLPVSAHPLLILLPCAILLGAATDLAAGSFKKYL, encoded by the coding sequence GTGAGTGACCCGGCCAACACAGCGCAGCGCCAGCAGACCCAACAGCAGGGTTTGATCACCGGCATCATCACGCTGCCATTCCGGTTTGTGGCCGTGCTGTTGGGGTCTTTGTTTCTGTCCATCGTGATCGAATGTGTGGGTATGCACCTGTTCTGGGCCGATCAAGGCTGGCGGCACGCGCAAGGCATGCTGGACTACGAACTGACGCAACTCTCACAACACTTCACACGCAGCGCCGTGGTGCAGGAACCGGGACAAACGGCGTCCTGGTTGGTAGAAACGGCTTACCAATGGGTGTTCGTCAAAAGCGGGCTCATTGACTGGATGCGCGACGCATCGGCCAAAGCCAGTTCACCCAGCCAGGGAGCGGGTCGGGATTTCCGTTTTTATCTGAGTCAGGTTTATGTGTACCTGGAGAACGATCTGATCGCCAGTGCGTACACGCTACTGGTGTTCCTCGTCCGGCTGCTGGTGCTGGTACTGACCATCCCACTATTCCTGATGGCAGCTTTCGTCGGACTGGTCGATGGCCTGGTGCGGCGGGACATCAGGCGCTTTGGTGCGGGCCGTGAGTCAGGCTTTGTCTACCACCGGGCAAAGGCCAGTCTGATGCCTCTCGCCGTCATGCCTTGGGTCCTTTACCTGACCCTGCCCGTCAGCGCACACCCGCTTCTTATCTTGCTTCCCTGCGCAATTCTGTTAGGTGCCGCAACAGACCTCGCAGCAGGCAGCTTCAAAAAATACCTATAA
- a CDS encoding IS4 family transposase: MSIAQDLNTVLETAGQSLARLDVLAEHIPVEWIEAAATLAEQASIRRRRLPSDLVLWLVVGMAFFRGEPIAEVARRLNICSKGLANEVLLANSALSKARQRLGKEPASWLFQQCANVWGYERYPKDHWHELQVFAVDGALFRTQETPQLRDHFGAGNTSSERQTPYPVLRLVALMNVRSHVLANAAISPYRRGEIPLAAEFVEAIPAHSVTLLDKGFFSADLLLNIQNGAANRHWLIPERKGLVSTELLRYGDGDRLLQMRVSPQARKKNPTLPEHWQVRAVTYEIQGKEKTVFTSLPSEQFSAEQVATLYHERWEIELGFRDIKSSMQDNALTLRSKTVDLVYQELWGLLLGYNVVRREASQAAVAHQRAPCEISFKFACQFIASHLVVMAAVLSPSHTPRRLKELRGSIGTLFIKKCPRPSRPRAVKMSKTRYPVDRNAAPLK, translated from the coding sequence TTGTCTATTGCCCAGGATTTGAACACTGTTTTGGAAACTGCCGGACAGTCCCTTGCTCGATTGGATGTCTTGGCGGAACACATCCCAGTGGAATGGATAGAGGCTGCGGCGACATTAGCTGAGCAAGCCAGCATTCGCCGTCGCCGATTACCTTCCGACCTGGTTTTATGGCTGGTGGTGGGCATGGCTTTCTTTCGCGGCGAACCGATTGCCGAGGTCGCTCGCCGCCTTAATATCTGCTCCAAGGGCTTGGCCAACGAAGTGCTTCTGGCCAACAGCGCTCTCTCCAAAGCCAGGCAGCGTCTGGGTAAAGAACCCGCTTCGTGGCTCTTCCAGCAGTGCGCAAATGTCTGGGGTTATGAGCGTTACCCGAAAGACCACTGGCATGAACTGCAAGTCTTTGCCGTCGATGGTGCGTTGTTTCGAACCCAGGAAACACCGCAACTGCGTGATCACTTCGGGGCAGGCAATACCTCCAGCGAACGACAAACACCGTACCCGGTCCTGCGTCTGGTGGCCTTGATGAATGTCCGTTCTCATGTACTCGCCAATGCGGCCATCAGTCCATATCGTCGCGGGGAAATCCCCTTGGCTGCCGAGTTTGTCGAGGCGATTCCCGCTCACTCGGTCACCTTGCTGGATAAAGGGTTCTTCAGCGCCGACTTGCTATTGAACATCCAGAACGGTGCGGCCAATCGGCACTGGCTTATTCCAGAGCGAAAAGGCCTTGTGTCCACAGAACTGCTGCGGTACGGCGACGGGGATCGCCTTCTTCAAATGCGCGTCTCGCCTCAGGCTCGAAAGAAAAATCCGACGCTGCCGGAGCACTGGCAGGTTCGAGCGGTGACCTACGAAATCCAAGGAAAAGAGAAAACGGTATTCACCTCTTTGCCCTCCGAGCAGTTCAGTGCTGAACAAGTGGCTACGCTGTACCACGAACGCTGGGAAATTGAACTGGGGTTCAGGGATATCAAAAGTTCAATGCAGGACAACGCCTTGACGCTTCGAAGCAAAACCGTGGACTTGGTGTATCAGGAGTTGTGGGGATTGCTACTCGGTTACAACGTCGTGCGTAGAGAAGCCAGTCAGGCCGCCGTGGCCCACCAGCGGGCGCCTTGCGAGATCAGTTTCAAATTTGCCTGCCAGTTTATTGCCAGCCACTTGGTTGTTATGGCAGCGGTGTTGTCGCCCTCGCACACACCACGAAGATTGAAGGAGCTGCGCGGCAGCATCGGCACGCTGTTCATAAAAAAATGCCCCAGGCCGTCGAGACCCAGGGCAGTGAAGATGTCTAAAACCCGATATCCAGTGGATCGCAACGCTGCTCCGCTTAAGTGA
- a CDS encoding integrating conjugative element protein, giving the protein MKLHPPLRIAAPSLFGLLCLATGGALADAASLIVVEDRGGVSAWPYYQSLNLRPGQDQPLAPSLSAPHPSQQRFSETDMLPVRSGRLSPGEEPRRVIQASGLRPMFLIGDDDRSRQWLRERAAILGELKAVGLVVNVASADALATLRGLVPDLTLSPVSGDDLAERLGLHHYPVLVTATGIEQ; this is encoded by the coding sequence ATGAAGCTCCATCCTCCTCTGCGAATCGCCGCCCCATCGCTGTTCGGCCTGCTATGCCTGGCCACCGGGGGAGCGCTCGCAGACGCCGCCTCGTTGATCGTGGTCGAAGACCGTGGCGGTGTTTCGGCATGGCCCTACTACCAATCACTGAATCTACGACCAGGCCAGGACCAGCCGTTAGCTCCTTCCCTCTCCGCACCTCATCCGTCACAGCAACGTTTCAGCGAAACAGACATGCTGCCGGTTCGTTCCGGGCGGCTGTCGCCGGGGGAGGAGCCGCGCAGGGTCATCCAGGCCTCCGGGCTGCGGCCAATGTTTCTGATCGGCGATGACGACCGCTCGCGCCAATGGTTACGCGAGCGTGCTGCAATCCTGGGCGAGTTGAAGGCGGTCGGCCTGGTCGTCAACGTGGCATCTGCCGACGCCCTTGCCACCTTGCGCGGACTGGTCCCGGACCTGACACTGTCGCCGGTATCAGGCGACGATCTCGCAGAACGCCTGGGGTTGCACCATTACCCCGTACTGGTCACTGCCACCGGCATTGAGCAGTGA
- a CDS encoding STY4534 family ICE replication protein: MTTSSEKTFFDLHITGLGYLNRVREVKPKKGDPFLACDIAALNGPSDDVSYVRFDTRVSGSEAQHLVRRCIEAVEAEKKVMIGFRLSDLWADTFTYTKGKRAGEQGVSLKARLLFISWIKVDSTLVYKAEPKSTKADESESQAPAASETPVSQEAPASETSEPVAEPVDKATDAQTPALAESF, translated from the coding sequence ATGACCACTTCATCCGAAAAAACCTTTTTCGATCTTCACATCACCGGCCTCGGTTATCTCAATCGCGTTCGCGAAGTGAAGCCAAAGAAAGGTGATCCGTTCCTGGCCTGCGATATCGCAGCGCTCAATGGTCCGAGCGACGACGTCTCGTACGTGCGTTTTGATACGCGCGTATCGGGCTCGGAAGCACAACACCTGGTTCGTCGCTGCATCGAGGCCGTCGAGGCGGAGAAGAAAGTGATGATCGGGTTCCGACTCAGCGACCTGTGGGCTGATACGTTCACCTACACCAAAGGTAAACGTGCAGGCGAACAGGGAGTGAGCCTCAAGGCCCGTCTGCTGTTCATCAGTTGGATCAAGGTCGACAGTACTTTGGTTTACAAGGCCGAGCCGAAATCGACCAAGGCCGATGAAAGCGAATCGCAAGCCCCTGCGGCTTCCGAAACGCCTGTCAGCCAAGAAGCACCCGCTTCGGAAACCTCCGAGCCTGTTGCAGAACCTGTCGACAAAGCCACCGATGCACAAACACCGGCACTGGCCGAGTCGTTCTGA
- a CDS encoding DUF932 domain-containing protein: MQLASRFASRSPVLRADHPLSDDQIRAVAPSIFAENPHESRSERYSYIPTCAVLAKLRDEGFEPFMVCQTRVRHEDRREFTKHMLRLRHASQINGKEANEIILLNSHDGTSSYQMLAGMFRFVCQNGLVCGNIVGDVRVPHKGNVTEHVIEGAYEVLRGFDQVQDSHEAMRAITLDDGEAEVFARSALMLKYDSPDKVLPITESQVLATRRFDDQRTDLWSVFNRVQENLVKGGLSGRTANGRHQRTRPVQGIDQNVRLNRALWLLAEGLRQLKA; the protein is encoded by the coding sequence ATGCAACTTGCCTCTCGTTTTGCATCACGTTCCCCCGTGCTACGTGCTGATCATCCGCTGTCGGATGACCAGATCCGCGCAGTCGCCCCTTCCATCTTCGCGGAAAACCCGCATGAAAGCCGTTCCGAGCGGTACAGCTACATACCGACCTGCGCTGTACTGGCGAAACTACGCGATGAAGGGTTCGAGCCCTTCATGGTGTGCCAGACCCGCGTGCGTCACGAAGACCGTCGTGAATTCACCAAGCACATGCTCCGGCTTCGTCATGCGAGCCAGATCAATGGCAAAGAGGCCAATGAAATTATCTTGCTCAATAGTCACGACGGTACGAGCAGCTATCAGATGCTGGCGGGTATGTTCCGCTTTGTCTGCCAAAACGGTCTGGTGTGCGGCAACATCGTCGGTGACGTCCGTGTGCCTCACAAGGGCAACGTGACGGAACATGTCATCGAGGGCGCCTATGAAGTCCTGCGTGGCTTCGACCAAGTACAGGACTCCCACGAAGCCATGCGAGCTATCACGCTCGACGATGGCGAAGCAGAGGTCTTTGCGCGCTCGGCACTGATGCTCAAGTACGACAGCCCGGACAAGGTGCTGCCGATCACTGAAAGCCAGGTGTTGGCGACACGCCGGTTCGATGACCAACGCACGGATCTGTGGTCGGTGTTTAACCGAGTACAGGAAAATCTGGTCAAAGGAGGTCTGTCCGGCCGGACTGCCAACGGTCGTCATCAACGCACACGCCCGGTGCAAGGCATCGATCAAAACGTACGCCTCAATCGGGCATTGTGGTTGCTGGCCGAAGGTTTGCGACAGCTCAAAGCTTGA
- a CDS encoding TIGR03759 family integrating conjugative element protein codes for MNSNLVFRALTLSLIAFFNSPVIAQNARTIASTVSPSEEQTATSRVSDEQQARDWGLHTEEWARYRQLMQGPLGLFSPNLDPLTALGIEARSEEERDRYAELQVQVEARRVEKTLAYQQAYDAAWQRLHPGMQRVTLPGHTPRNSSTTANSTDRIAVFIKDGCAPCGLAVQQLQVSDVGFDLYMVGSRANDALIRDWAKRARINPDRVRNGSITLNHDAGRWLSLGLPGDLPAVVRQVNGQWQRQ; via the coding sequence ATGAACAGCAATCTTGTTTTCCGCGCGTTAACGCTGAGCCTGATCGCCTTCTTTAACTCTCCGGTGATCGCACAAAACGCTCGCACGATCGCCTCTACCGTCTCGCCCAGCGAGGAACAAACAGCGACCTCACGCGTCAGCGACGAACAACAGGCCCGTGACTGGGGGTTGCACACGGAAGAATGGGCTCGCTATCGCCAATTGATGCAGGGACCGCTGGGCCTTTTTTCGCCCAACCTCGACCCATTGACCGCACTCGGCATCGAAGCGCGCTCCGAGGAAGAACGCGACCGCTATGCCGAGTTGCAGGTTCAGGTTGAAGCCCGCCGCGTCGAAAAGACGCTGGCATACCAGCAGGCCTACGACGCCGCCTGGCAACGCCTGCACCCGGGCATGCAACGTGTCACCCTGCCCGGCCATACTCCACGCAATTCCTCCACCACAGCCAACAGCACCGACCGCATCGCCGTGTTCATCAAGGACGGCTGCGCGCCCTGTGGCCTGGCGGTTCAGCAGTTGCAGGTATCCGATGTCGGCTTCGACCTCTACATGGTTGGCAGCCGCGCCAACGACGCGCTCATTCGCGACTGGGCAAAACGCGCCAGGATCAATCCAGATCGCGTACGCAACGGTTCAATCACGCTCAACCACGATGCCGGTCGCTGGCTGTCTTTGGGCCTGCCGGGGGACCTGCCTGCCGTTGTGCGACAGGTCAATGGCCAATGGCAACGGCAGTGA
- the pilL2 gene encoding PFGI-1 class ICE element type IV pilus protein PilL2: MPAFSQNHPSKVLLCLLMTTALAGCTTASAPTPPTPAEPAKKGPSASARWMPEFIPVVRYGRYTLVELAPASAQQDLLLQVVDVAVPETRTATVGDALRHVLLRSGYQLCSSSDIAALNALPLPASHYRLGPLLLRDALLTLAGPAWDLEVDDGARRICFTHAAQPTTDGALPQSGPVAPVGIARPPLKTEARP, from the coding sequence ATGCCAGCATTCAGCCAAAATCACCCCAGCAAGGTCTTACTCTGCCTGCTGATGACAACCGCTCTGGCCGGTTGCACGACGGCATCCGCGCCTACCCCGCCCACTCCGGCAGAACCCGCAAAGAAAGGTCCCAGCGCGTCCGCGCGCTGGATGCCGGAGTTCATCCCGGTGGTGCGTTATGGCCGGTACACCCTGGTCGAGTTGGCCCCGGCATCAGCGCAACAGGACCTGCTGCTTCAGGTCGTCGATGTGGCCGTTCCCGAGACACGCACAGCCACCGTTGGGGACGCCCTGCGTCATGTCCTGCTCCGTTCTGGCTACCAGTTGTGTTCCAGCAGTGATATCGCAGCGCTGAATGCGCTCCCGCTACCGGCTTCGCATTACCGACTGGGTCCGCTGTTGTTGCGTGATGCGCTGCTCACGCTGGCCGGTCCTGCCTGGGATCTGGAAGTCGACGACGGCGCACGCCGGATCTGCTTCACACACGCAGCACAGCCCACCACCGATGGCGCCCTTCCCCAATCCGGACCAGTCGCCCCTGTCGGCATAGCGCGGCCTCCATTGAAAACGGAGGCCAGGCCATGA
- the traD gene encoding type IV conjugative transfer system coupling protein TraD, protein MAQPHAVEVLLRPAVELYTVAVCAAATLLCLVAPWSLALNPLLGLGSALAFFAFGAIRLREAWAILRYRRNIRRLPKYVMTSRAVPVSQQRLFIGRGFRWDQRHTHRLMQTYRPEFRRYVEPTAAYRIARCLEERLEFAPFPLSKLARLTAWDSPFNPARPLPPVGGMPRLHGIEPHEVDVTLPLGERVGHSLVLGTTRVGKTRLAELFITQDIRRRNAAGEHEVVIVFDPKGDADLLKRMYVEAKRAGREGEFYVFHLGWPDISARYNAVGRFGRISEVATRIAGQLSGEGNSAAFREFAWRFVNIIARALVELGQRPDYLLIQRHVVNIDALFIEYAQHYFASNEPKAWEVIVQIEARLNDKNTPRNMIGREKRVIALEQYLSQVRVYDPVLDGLRSAVRYDRTYFDKIVASLLPLLEKLTTGKISQLLAPDYADLADPRPIFDWMQIIRKKAVVYVGLDALSDAEVSAAVGNSMFSDLVSVAGHIYKFGIDDGLPGTASGVKVPINVHADEFNELMGDEFIPMVNKGGGAGLQVTAYTQTLSDIEARIGNRAKAGQVVGNFNNLFMLRVRETATAELLTKQLPKVEVYTTSLMSGATDSSDIHGKTDFTSNTQDRITTTSVPLIEPAHVVGLPKGQCFALIEGGNLWKIRMPLPAPDPDEVMPRDLQQLAGYMRQHYVEAGDWWDSKALPGLQDAPLPDDLLDGFRHMATAEVDAEEAQP, encoded by the coding sequence ATGGCCCAGCCTCATGCGGTGGAAGTCCTACTACGGCCAGCGGTGGAGCTGTACACCGTGGCCGTCTGCGCCGCTGCCACGCTTCTGTGCCTGGTGGCGCCATGGTCGCTCGCGCTCAATCCGCTGCTCGGCCTGGGCTCGGCCCTGGCATTCTTCGCCTTTGGCGCGATCCGCCTGCGGGAAGCCTGGGCCATCCTGCGCTACCGCCGCAATATCCGCCGTCTGCCGAAGTACGTGATGACCAGCCGTGCTGTGCCGGTCAGTCAGCAGCGCCTGTTCATCGGTCGGGGGTTTCGCTGGGATCAACGGCACACGCATCGGCTGATGCAAACGTACCGCCCCGAGTTTCGTCGTTATGTGGAACCCACGGCTGCCTACCGCATCGCCCGCTGCCTGGAAGAGCGGCTGGAATTCGCACCCTTCCCACTCTCAAAGCTTGCCCGACTGACGGCCTGGGACAGCCCATTTAATCCGGCGCGGCCGCTACCTCCAGTCGGTGGCATGCCGCGCCTGCATGGCATTGAACCGCATGAAGTGGACGTTACGCTGCCGCTGGGGGAACGGGTTGGGCATTCACTCGTCCTGGGCACCACGCGGGTGGGCAAAACAAGACTCGCCGAGCTGTTCATCACCCAGGACATCCGGCGGCGTAACGCAGCCGGCGAGCATGAAGTGGTCATCGTCTTCGACCCCAAAGGCGATGCGGACCTGCTCAAGCGCATGTATGTCGAGGCCAAACGCGCCGGGCGCGAGGGCGAGTTCTATGTTTTTCACCTCGGCTGGCCAGATATTTCCGCCCGCTACAACGCCGTGGGACGGTTTGGTCGCATCAGCGAGGTGGCCACGCGCATTGCCGGCCAACTCTCCGGCGAGGGTAATTCCGCGGCGTTTCGCGAGTTCGCCTGGCGCTTCGTCAACATCATCGCCCGTGCACTCGTCGAGCTGGGGCAGCGGCCCGACTACCTGCTGATCCAGCGGCACGTGGTGAACATCGATGCCTTGTTTATCGAATACGCCCAGCACTACTTCGCGAGCAACGAGCCGAAGGCCTGGGAAGTCATCGTGCAGATCGAGGCCAGGCTCAACGACAAGAACACTCCCCGCAACATGATCGGCCGCGAGAAGCGCGTCATTGCGCTCGAACAATACCTGTCACAGGTCAGGGTCTACGATCCGGTGCTGGACGGGCTCAGATCTGCCGTACGCTATGACCGCACCTACTTTGACAAAATTGTCGCCTCGTTGCTGCCCCTGCTGGAAAAGCTCACGACCGGCAAGATTTCTCAGTTGCTGGCCCCGGACTATGCCGATCTGGCCGACCCCCGGCCCATTTTCGACTGGATGCAGATTATCCGGAAGAAGGCCGTGGTGTATGTGGGCCTCGATGCGCTCTCGGATGCCGAGGTTTCAGCCGCCGTGGGCAACAGCATGTTCAGCGACTTGGTGTCGGTCGCTGGACACATCTACAAGTTCGGTATTGACGATGGTCTACCCGGCACGGCGTCTGGGGTCAAAGTACCGATCAACGTGCACGCCGACGAGTTCAACGAACTGATGGGTGATGAGTTCATCCCCATGGTCAACAAAGGCGGCGGTGCCGGTCTCCAGGTCACCGCCTACACGCAAACGCTCAGTGACATTGAAGCGCGTATTGGCAACCGCGCCAAAGCCGGTCAAGTGGTCGGTAACTTCAACAATCTGTTTATGTTGAGGGTGCGGGAAACTGCGACCGCCGAATTACTCACGAAACAACTGCCGAAGGTTGAGGTGTACACCACCTCACTGATGAGCGGCGCCACCGACAGCTCCGACATTCACGGCAAGACCGATTTTACCAGCAACACCCAGGACCGCATCACGACGACGAGTGTGCCCCTGATCGAACCCGCCCATGTTGTCGGCCTGCCCAAGGGGCAGTGCTTTGCACTGATCGAAGGCGGCAACCTCTGGAAGATTCGCATGCCGCTGCCGGCACCCGACCCTGACGAAGTGATGCCTAGGGACCTGCAGCAGCTTGCTGGGTACATGCGCCAACACTACGTCGAGGCGGGTGACTGGTGGGACAGCAAAGCACTACCGGGCCTGCAGGATGCCCCTCTGCCTGATGACCTGCTTGACGGGTTCCGGCATATGGCGACCGCCGAAGTGGATGCTGAAGAGGCGCAACCGTGA